Genomic DNA from Oryzomonas sagensis:
TCCTATATCATGTCGGTTGTGATACCCTCAACCGAGTACCGCGCCACCGGGGTGGCGATCAAGTTCAAATAAGGATTGACAGGCCTGAGCTAATTTTATATAAGAAACGTCCACATTTCATCGTGGCGACGTAGCCAAGTGGTAAGGCAGAGGTCTGCAAAACCTTTATTCGGCGGTTCAAATCCGCCCGTCGCCTCCAAACAAATTCAAAGGGTTAGCCTGATCGGCTGGCCCTTTTTTTGTTTGTTGCGGGACGTTTTGTGGAACAACAAAACCCCTGCCTGATGGTTGTAGCTTATCTGATTATTTGACGCTGTAGCAAAACGACACAAACCGAGGCATCTGGAACTATTCCGGGTGCCTTTTTTCGTGTGATAACGGGTTGTTTTGCAAGAGCGCCCGGAATGGTAATTTTATTAACATTTTTGGAATAGTGTTAATATTTTTAACATATTGATATTACAGTTGAATTGTGGATTTTTGTGGCGTAAATGTATTTCTAATAATTCTCAATTACCGATAACCGGATCATGCATGGCGAGAAATGACAGTTTTTTTGAGACATTGATAAAAACGCCTTGGTGGGTAAGCGCAACACTTCTGGTGTTTGGGAATATAGTAATACGTACCGCCATTCCCGCGTGGTTTTCAGGGGGCAGGACCCCGGGGCCGTTAGGAACGGCGATGCAAGGTGCGGCAGCACAAGCAGCGCCCACTATTGCAAATTATTTTTCAATGGTGATTATATGTGCAATGATTTTCTCGTTGATTCGAGAATGGTTTTTGCACCGGGGAACATCCAAAAATTACGACCTGCCGTACAAGAGCCGAGAAATCCTCTTTACCCCTGCCGAATTGAATTTCCTGAATACCTTGCAACAATCACTGAACAAGAATTACCAGATTTACGGCAAGGTGCGCTTATGCGACATCATTGAGCCAAAGAATAATCTGGACAGCAGAACGCAACAGAAGGCCTTTAACAGGATCAGCAGCAAGCATGTGGATTTTGTGATCTGTAATGCTCGGAGCCTTGCCATTGAAATGGTCATTGAGCTTGATGACCGTACCCATGAGCAAAAGGCTCGGAGAGCAAGAGATGAGTTTTTGGACGCAGCGCTGGAAGCGGCAAATGTTCCGATAGCACGGTTTCCGGTTAAGCGGGCATATACCTTGCGGGAGCTTCAAACCAAACTGGGGAATTTTGTCATTTCAACGCAAGCGCCGGTCGAGGAAGAAGCTGTAAATGTAGCAGGGTCTAAGCCAGTGAAGGTAAAACCGGCACCGTCGAGTGATCTTGAAAGATGTTCCGCGTGTGGAAGCGAAATGAAGGTGAGGGAGAAGAAGTCAGGAGATGAGGCAGGAAAGAAATTTTGGGTGTGTACCCGGTATCCTGAATGCAGGAATGTTGGACCATATGTGGAGCCAAAATGGTTTTAAATCCATTAAGGTTCTTATGATGGGTCACGTCTCCAATTTTGAATTTTGGAGACCCGACCCTTGAGGCTTGCACCAAAAAAACGGGAGTACGGAATATGGTCACACCTGAGCGCATCCGAGAAGCTGGTGAATTTGTTGAATGGTTACGTCAATCCATTCATGAACAGCAACTACCTTCAAACAACCGAGTTAGAGCCGCCGCCCCATGCTATGCCATTGCTCAAGACCACCATCACTCAATAGTTCTCCTCATTGAAAATAGACTTTACGCCTCTAGCTTTGCGCTCATCCGCCTTGAATTTGAAGCATATATCCGTGGCCTCTGGCTTTCGCAATGTGCAACAGACGTGAGAGTTGATAGATTTATATCGGGCAAAAAATGCAAATTTCTAGAAACCAATAGTCTGATTTCCGACATTGAGAAAAATTATAAAGAGAACGAGAAAACGCTATCTAAAATAAAAAAACAAGGATGGGACTCTATGTGTGCTTACACCCACACCGGAGGCATCCACGTACAACGCTGGAACACAAGTGAAGCAATAGAACCAAATTACTCTAAAGAAGAGGTCGAGGAGGTTCTAAATTTTTCAGAAATGTTCGGAGCGTTGGCAACTATAGGAATTGCCGAGTTAGGTGGCCTTGAAAATATTGCACGCAAAGTTTTTGAAAAAATAGAAAGCATGTCCGTAAATTAACTAACCACTTAAATGAGGGACTGATTATGGCATAACCATCGGCAATACCTGTCAAATTAGTGCCACAGCCACGTTGGAGGGAGATAGCATGTCAACAACCTTAGACATCTGTATCAAATTCGGCACAGTTGCTATTGCAACATTAGGTTTCTTCCTTGGATACCTGCAATACAGAAAGGGGCAAAGGTGGAAACAATCCGAATTTGCGTCAAGAGAAATAGATAAATTATTATCGAATGAGGTTTTGGTGTTGGCTTGTCAAATGCTAGATTGGGAACATGGGAAATCAAAAGTACCTGCGAAGTTTAAGGATACAAGAAACGGAAAGGAAGATTTTGAATATCACTGGTCTAGGTATGAGAGAGCTATGCATGCCAGTATCGAGGGACCAGATGGTCTAGGGTATAGTGAAGACGAGAGGTATTGCAGAGTAATTTTTGATGATCTTTTTACATTTTTCTATCTAATGAATCACTATATTTCGGTTGATCTTATTCGAATTGAAGATATTAGGCCAGTTGAATATTGGACAGATCAGATTTTCGGGTCCGAACTCACTAACAACAAGGGGCTATTCACACCATACCTAGAAAAGTTTGGATATTCCGGCGTTATTCAACTTCATCAGAGGTTCAAATCTAAATGAAA
This window encodes:
- a CDS encoding DUF2726 domain-containing protein, producing the protein MARNDSFFETLIKTPWWVSATLLVFGNIVIRTAIPAWFSGGRTPGPLGTAMQGAAAQAAPTIANYFSMVIICAMIFSLIREWFLHRGTSKNYDLPYKSREILFTPAELNFLNTLQQSLNKNYQIYGKVRLCDIIEPKNNLDSRTQQKAFNRISSKHVDFVICNARSLAIEMVIELDDRTHEQKARRARDEFLDAALEAANVPIARFPVKRAYTLRELQTKLGNFVISTQAPVEEEAVNVAGSKPVKVKPAPSSDLERCSACGSEMKVREKKSGDEAGKKFWVCTRYPECRNVGPYVEPKWF
- a CDS encoding DUF6988 family protein produces the protein MVTPERIREAGEFVEWLRQSIHEQQLPSNNRVRAAAPCYAIAQDHHHSIVLLIENRLYASSFALIRLEFEAYIRGLWLSQCATDVRVDRFISGKKCKFLETNSLISDIEKNYKENEKTLSKIKKQGWDSMCAYTHTGGIHVQRWNTSEAIEPNYSKEEVEEVLNFSEMFGALATIGIAELGGLENIARKVFEKIESMSVN